Proteins from a genomic interval of Thermodesulfobacteriota bacterium:
- the flgA gene encoding flagellar basal body P-ring formation chaperone FlgA: protein MRALILAAILGLGSFQVPFAQASSYRVAPRVSVAAEDVTLADLVPGAPRGWTQVALGRAPRPGSERVLSGAWVLQRARQVGAEGLLLVPEDVVLVRGGRDIAREDVEEAVERALAGRLGPGEELRVTSVSLPRPVTEGILELQAVVPEGALSSPATVWVDVLVDGERAARAWARVEMFRSSPVLVLAREVRRGDVLSPEDVAVQSGSPGPGALADPLEAVGRRAVRRLPAGAPLAARDLESVPAVKRGDTVRLVARVGGVTATTLGKALETAGVGDTLRVENLSSGRSLAGVLRDGGVVDVAR from the coding sequence CTTCGCCCAGGCCTCCTCCTACCGCGTTGCTCCCCGGGTTTCGGTGGCCGCCGAGGACGTCACCCTGGCCGACCTCGTGCCCGGTGCCCCCCGGGGCTGGACCCAGGTGGCCCTGGGCCGGGCGCCCCGGCCGGGCAGCGAGCGCGTGCTGAGCGGCGCGTGGGTGCTCCAGCGGGCGCGCCAGGTGGGGGCCGAGGGCCTGCTCCTGGTTCCCGAGGACGTGGTGCTGGTGCGCGGCGGGCGCGACATCGCCCGCGAGGACGTGGAGGAGGCCGTGGAGCGGGCCCTGGCGGGCCGCCTGGGTCCCGGGGAGGAGCTTCGGGTCACCTCGGTCTCCCTGCCCCGTCCGGTGACCGAGGGCATCCTCGAGCTCCAGGCGGTGGTGCCCGAGGGCGCCCTCTCGTCCCCCGCCACCGTGTGGGTGGACGTGCTCGTGGACGGGGAGCGGGCCGCCCGGGCCTGGGCTCGGGTCGAGATGTTCCGCAGCAGCCCGGTCCTGGTGCTCGCCCGGGAGGTGCGCCGGGGCGACGTGCTCTCCCCCGAGGACGTGGCCGTGCAGTCCGGGAGCCCCGGCCCGGGAGCCCTGGCCGATCCCCTGGAGGCCGTGGGCCGCCGGGCGGTGCGCCGGCTCCCTGCGGGGGCGCCCCTCGCCGCCCGGGACCTGGAGTCGGTGCCCGCGGTGAAGAGGGGGGATACGGTGCGCCTGGTGGCGCGGGTGGGGGGCGTCACCGCCACCACCCTGGGGAAGGCCCTGGAGACGGCCGGGGTGGGCGACACCCTGCGGGTGGAGAACCTCTCGAGCGGGCGCAGCCTGGCCGGAGTGCTCCGGGACGGCGGCGTCGTGGACGTGGCGAGGTGA